In Aequorivita sp. H23M31, a single window of DNA contains:
- a CDS encoding PLP-dependent cysteine synthase family protein, whose protein sequence is MKEEIQACNNILELIGNTPLIKLNKITQNMKGNYFAKVEAFNPGHSTKDRIALYIIEQAEKSGILKPGDTIIETTSGNTGFSLAMVSIIKGYECILAVSSKSSADKIDMLKTMGAKVYVCPAHVSADDPRSYYEVAKRLHNEHVGSVYINQYFNELNVDAHYYSTGPEIWQQTQGKITHLVACSGTGGTISGTARFLKEKNPNIRIIGIDAYGSVLQKYHQTHEFDQNEIYPYRIEGLGKNLIPSATDFDIIDKFEKVTDESSAHRARELAKTEGLFVGYTSGAAMQGLKQLEEDGEFAEDSNVVVIFPDHGSRYMSKVFNDKWMDEQGFFDSETAEIQKVEYVK, encoded by the coding sequence ATGAAAGAAGAAATTCAAGCCTGTAACAATATTTTGGAACTTATAGGCAACACCCCTTTAATAAAGCTTAACAAAATTACCCAAAATATGAAGGGTAATTATTTTGCAAAAGTTGAAGCTTTCAATCCAGGCCACTCTACCAAAGATCGAATCGCACTGTATATTATCGAACAAGCCGAGAAATCGGGCATTCTTAAGCCCGGCGATACCATTATCGAAACGACAAGTGGAAATACTGGATTCAGTTTGGCAATGGTTAGTATAATAAAAGGTTACGAATGTATTTTGGCGGTAAGTTCAAAATCATCTGCAGATAAGATTGACATGCTGAAGACGATGGGCGCCAAAGTATATGTTTGTCCCGCCCACGTAAGTGCAGACGATCCTCGGTCTTACTATGAAGTTGCCAAACGCCTTCACAATGAACATGTGGGTTCGGTTTATATTAACCAATATTTTAATGAGCTTAATGTTGATGCCCATTATTATTCTACAGGACCTGAAATTTGGCAACAAACGCAGGGTAAAATCACCCATTTGGTAGCGTGTAGCGGTACGGGAGGAACTATTTCTGGGACAGCACGTTTTTTAAAAGAAAAAAATCCCAATATTAGGATAATAGGTATTGACGCTTACGGTTCGGTACTCCAAAAATATCATCAAACCCACGAGTTTGACCAAAATGAGATCTATCCTTACCGAATTGAAGGATTGGGTAAAAACCTCATTCCTTCCGCTACAGATTTTGATATAATAGACAAGTTTGAAAAAGTAACTGATGAAAGTAGTGCTCATAGAGCTCGGGAACTGGCCAAGACTGAAGGGCTGTTTGTAGGTTACACAAGTGGGGCCGCAATGCAAGGACTAAAACAGTTGGAAGAGGATGGTGAATTTGCGGAAGATAGTAATGTAGTTGTTATTTTCCCTGACCACGGTTCACGATATATGAGCAAGGTCTTCAATGATAAGTGGATGGACGAACAGGGTTTCTTTGATTCTGAGACTGCCGAAATACAAAAAGTTGAATATGTAAAGTAA
- a CDS encoding S9 family peptidase, whose product MIKLTFFSFACLTFAASSIAQNLSEKNMKINPPKAEKIVKNLEAHGDVRVDNYYWLNNPDDPKVIDYLKAENDYYEKMTDHTKKFKEDLFEEMKARIKEDDESVPYKLNGYYYITRYEKGQDYPIYSRKKGSLDAKEEILFNVNEMAKGYSFYNLGGMSVSEDNKLVSFGVDTLSRRKYDIYIKNLETGEIYPEMIPLTTGGSTWGSDNKTLFYTRKDEKTLRADRIYRHTLGTDPKTDELIFSEDDDTFGTYVFKTKSRQFIVIGSYSTLTSEYRVLPANDPTGKFKVFQKRERGLEYNISHYGDNWYVMTNKDKAQNFKLMKTSLDKTSKENWVDMIPHRTDVLLEDFDIFKDYLVVSERNNGLTQLRIKRWDNKDDYYLPFDNETYTAFTTQNPEFDTKILRYGYNALNTPSSIIDFNMETKEKTILKETEVLGGKFDKNNYVSERLWATAKDGKKIPISLISRRGIKKDGSNPLLIYGYGSYGSTIDPYFSSVRLSLLDRGFIFAIAHVRGGEYLGRQWYEDGKLLNKINTFTDFIAASEYLVELGYTSPNHLYASGGSAGGLLMGAIANLAPNLYNGIIASVPFVDVLTTMLDDSIPLTTGEYDEWGNPNDLEYYNYIKSYSPYDNVERKSYPNLLVTTGLHDSQVQYYEPAKWVAKLRDMKTGKNTVLFHTNMEAGHGGASGRFESLKEVAMDYAFLLDLEGIKE is encoded by the coding sequence ATGATAAAATTAACCTTCTTTTCATTTGCTTGTCTTACTTTTGCCGCTTCATCAATTGCGCAAAACCTTTCAGAAAAGAATATGAAAATCAATCCCCCAAAAGCAGAAAAAATAGTTAAGAATCTTGAAGCCCATGGCGATGTTCGTGTGGACAATTATTATTGGCTCAACAATCCCGATGATCCGAAAGTAATCGATTATCTAAAGGCGGAAAACGATTATTATGAGAAGATGACAGACCATACCAAGAAATTCAAGGAGGATCTTTTTGAGGAAATGAAGGCGCGGATTAAGGAAGATGACGAGTCCGTACCATACAAACTGAATGGGTATTACTATATCACTCGATATGAAAAAGGTCAAGATTATCCTATCTATTCCCGTAAAAAAGGATCACTAGATGCAAAAGAGGAGATTCTTTTTAATGTAAATGAAATGGCCAAGGGATATTCCTTTTATAACCTTGGGGGTATGAGTGTTTCAGAGGATAATAAATTGGTTTCGTTCGGGGTAGATACCTTGAGCCGACGTAAATACGATATTTATATAAAGAATCTGGAAACAGGTGAAATTTATCCGGAGATGATTCCATTAACTACCGGTGGATCTACTTGGGGAAGCGACAACAAAACACTTTTCTACACAAGGAAAGATGAAAAAACCCTTCGGGCAGATAGAATATATCGGCATACTTTGGGAACGGATCCTAAAACCGACGAGCTTATTTTTTCCGAAGATGATGATACTTTTGGAACCTATGTTTTTAAAACTAAATCCCGACAGTTTATTGTTATTGGCAGTTACAGCACTTTAACTTCGGAATATAGGGTTTTGCCAGCAAACGATCCTACGGGTAAATTTAAGGTTTTTCAAAAAAGGGAGAGAGGTCTTGAATATAATATTTCTCATTATGGAGACAATTGGTATGTGATGACCAATAAGGACAAGGCCCAAAACTTTAAATTGATGAAGACCTCACTCGATAAAACTTCAAAAGAAAATTGGGTAGATATGATTCCGCATCGCACCGATGTTCTTTTAGAGGATTTCGATATTTTCAAGGACTATCTAGTGGTAAGTGAACGAAACAATGGTCTTACCCAGTTGCGTATTAAAAGATGGGACAACAAAGATGACTATTATCTGCCTTTTGATAATGAAACTTACACAGCATTTACCACTCAAAATCCAGAGTTCGATACCAAGATTCTTCGTTATGGATACAATGCTCTTAATACTCCATCGTCAATAATTGACTTCAATATGGAGACCAAGGAAAAGACGATTTTAAAGGAAACTGAAGTTTTGGGAGGAAAGTTTGATAAAAACAATTATGTATCTGAGCGTCTTTGGGCAACAGCAAAGGATGGTAAAAAAATTCCGATTTCTCTTATATCCAGAAGGGGAATAAAAAAAGATGGCAGTAATCCTTTATTGATTTACGGTTATGGCTCTTATGGCTCAACAATTGATCCTTATTTTTCCAGTGTGCGCCTAAGTCTTTTGGACCGCGGATTTATTTTTGCAATTGCACACGTTAGGGGAGGGGAATATTTGGGCAGGCAGTGGTATGAGGATGGAAAACTGCTCAATAAGATCAATACATTTACAGATTTTATCGCAGCCTCGGAATATTTGGTGGAGCTAGGTTATACATCTCCAAACCATCTTTATGCTTCGGGTGGTTCTGCAGGCGGACTTTTAATGGGCGCCATTGCCAATTTAGCACCCAATTTATATAACGGGATAATAGCTTCTGTTCCATTTGTAGATGTCTTGACAACAATGTTGGATGACTCTATTCCATTAACCACAGGAGAATATGATGAATGGGGAAATCCGAATGATTTGGAATATTACAACTACATTAAGAGCTATTCTCCTTATGACAATGTGGAGAGAAAAAGCTATCCAAATTTGTTGGTAACGACAGGATTACATGATAGTCAAGTACAATATTATGAGCCTGCGAAATGGGTTGCCAAGCTGAGAGATATGAAAACTGGTAAGAATACGGTTTTATTCCACACCAATATGGAAGCCGGTCACGGTGGGGCTTCCGGGCGTTTTGAATCACTGAAGGAAGTTGCAATGGACTACGCTTTCCTCTTAGATTTGGAAGGAATTAAAGAGTAA